The sequence CTCTGTCCCGATCAAGGCCTGCTTACGGCCATTAAATCCTTGGAAAAGGGCCAGTGTCTTTTTAAGGACAGCACTTTGCTGGCAGCTTACCCCGCGGATCCGTCAGCATTTAGCATGGATGCGGTCAAAGAAAGTGGGGAAATAAAGGCTTATGATGGGGAGATCACTTTGATCCACCGCAACTGGCATATCTTTCAGTATAACGCCTTGGAGCTGCGCAAAGATTTTGCACTGCTCACGGCCCGACGCACGTCTGCGGGCATAAACGATCCGCATACGATTGCCTATAATCCTGAAATGATCTTTGTGGAGGAAGGCGCCAAGATCCGGGCCGCCGTGCTCAATGCTGAGGATGGCCCGATTTATATTGGCAAAGACGCACAGGTTCAGGAAGGGGCGTTGATCAAGGGGCCGTTTGCGCTTTGTGAAGGATCTACGGTGAATATGGGCGGAAAAATGCGTGGGGACAGCACCATCGGCCCATTCTCTAAAGTGGGTGGGGAAGTGTCCAATTCCGTGATTTTTGGTTTTAGCAACAAAGGACATGATGGATTTATGGGCAATACCGTGATCGGGGAATGGTGTAATTTCGGTGCCGATACCAATATTTCCAACCTGAAAAACAACTATGCTCCCGTAAAGGTTTGGGATTATACGAAGGGCAGTTTTGTCAATACAGGATTGCAATTTTGTGGCCTCATGATGGGGGACCATTCCAAAACAGGTATCAATACCATGTTTAATACCGGTACTGTGGTGGGCGTGGGCGCCAATGTATTTGGAGCGGGTTTTCCACGGACATTTGTCCCGTCTTTTTCATGGGGTGCCGAGGAGCGTACCACTTTCAGAATGAATAAATTTGAGGAAACGGCCTCCAAAGTAATGGAGAGAAGGGGGCTGGCATTTGACCAAAAAGAGAAATCCATCTTAGAGAAAGTGTTTGATTTGACCAAAGCATATCGCATTTGGGATAAGGAATAATAAGCAAAAGCGCATATCATGTTATTTTCATCCATACCCGGCCTCCATGAAACCAAGCAGCGGCTCATTCAGGCCATTAACAATAATCACCTCGCTCATGCGCTGTTGTTTCACGGTCCAGAAGGAGCGGCCAACTTGAAGATGGCCTTGGCCTTGGCGACATATGTAAACTGTGAGGACAAAGGGGCAGAGGATGCCTGTGGGGTCTGCAGTTCCTGCCAAAAAATGGCCAAGCTCGTCCATCCGGATTTGAGTTTTACCTTTCCTGTGCCGGGGAGCTTGATCAAAGAGGACGATGATAAAAACAAGAAGGTAGATATTCTGGGGCCATGGCGGGAGTTTGTACTTACCCGTTCCTACGGCAACCTGCAAGATTGGATTTACCATAATGGTTTTGAAAAAAAGCAGCTGAACATCTCCAAGGCTGCGGCCAAGCAAATCATCCAAACGGTTTCCTTAAAGTCCTTTGAGGGCGGGTACAAGACGATTTTGGTGTGGATGCCTGAATACATGCATACCGCCGCTGCGAATGCACTGCTGAAGGTGTTGGAAGAGCCGCCAGCGAAGACACTTTTTCTGATGGTGGCCCACCAGCCGGAGCAGTTGCTGACCACGATCCTCTCCCGTACCCAAAAGGTGCTAGTCAGGGCTTTTTCTGATGAGGAAATCAAAGAACACCTGATCAGCGAGGGGCTGTGTTCACGGGAAGGAGCCTTGCAGGTGGCGCCGTTGGCGAATGGCAGCATGCGGGAGGCGTACCGCTTGGTAGATCAGGTAATTGATGAAAATACGGCAAAGTTTAGGGATTGGATGAGAATTTGCTTTACCTTGGATATCAATAGTATCATGTCATTGGCAGAAGGTTTTCAAGGGGCTGACAAAGAAGGGCAAAAAGCACTTTTTCTCACTGGTCTCAACATCCTCAGGGAAAGCCTTCTGAAGAGAAGTCAGCTGGAAGAGCTGATGAGGACTGCTCCTGCGGACCGGGAATTTGTGGAGAATTTCAGTTTGAAAGCCTTGACAGAGGAGAAAATCCTCCAGATCTACCGCCTGTTGAATGCAGCACATTACCATTTGGAAAGAAATGCAAATGCCAAGATATTGTTTGCAGACCTTTCTTTTGACATGGCCAAAGTACTTCGTAAAAAGGAATCCGCATGAAAAAGCATGTTATCGGCCGAAGAGAAAAGATCAGCCTGCCTGATTGGGGGTTGAAAATGATTTCTGCAAAAGTAGATACGGGTGCTTATACCAATGCAATACACTGTGAATGGGTAGAAGAAAAGGTGGAGAACGGACAGGAATTACTGGTGTTTAAGCTCTTGGAACCGGAACATCGCTTGTATACCGGAAAGGTTATTAAGACCAAGAAGTACACGCAGAAGAAAGTAAAGAATTCTTTTGGGAATGCGGAGTTGCGGTACAAGGTCACCACCAGAGTAATCATGTTTGATAAAGCCTTTGACGTGGAGTTCACCCTTTCAGACCGTTCAAAAATGCGAAATGCCATCCTACTGGGGAGAAAAATGCTTCGAGGCAGGTTTTTAGTAGATGTAGACCAGACAAACTTATCCAAAAAATATAAAGTAGCTAAGCAATGAGAATAGCCGTACTTTCCCGAAATCCAAACCTCTACTCAACACGTAGATTACGTGAGGCCATCATCGCTGCTGGCCATGAAGCCTTGATCATCGATCACTCGCTCTGTGACCTGGTGATCGAGCAGGAAGGGCCGTCGATCTTTTACAGGGGAGAAAAGTTGTCCAATATCGATGCGATCATTCCGAGAATTGGTGCATCGGTGACGTTCTATGGAACGGCCGTGGTCCGGCAATTTGAGCTCATGGGCGTCATCTCAGCGGTGGAGTCACAGGCCATTGTGCGGAGCCGGGATAAGTTGCGCAGCTTGCAGATCCTCTCCCGTGAAGGGTTGGGGATGCCCAAAACGGCTTTCACCAATTTTTCCAAAGGAGGAGAGAAGCAGCTCATCGATCAAGTAGGGGGCGCCCCTTTGATCATTAAGCTACTGGAGGGTACACAAGGGCTGGGCGTGGTGCTTGCGGAGACGCGCAAGGCCGGCCAATCCGTAATCGAGGCCTTTCACGGACTGAAGGCCCGGATTATCGTGCAGGAATTTATCAAAGAAGCAAAGGGAGCAGATATCAGGGCTTTTGTGGTGAATGGCAAGGTCGTAGGCGCCATGAAGCGGCAAGGGGAGGAAGG comes from Echinicola vietnamensis DSM 17526 and encodes:
- a CDS encoding ATP-dependent zinc protease family protein, with protein sequence MKKHVIGRREKISLPDWGLKMISAKVDTGAYTNAIHCEWVEEKVENGQELLVFKLLEPEHRLYTGKVIKTKKYTQKKVKNSFGNAELRYKVTTRVIMFDKAFDVEFTLSDRSKMRNAILLGRKMLRGRFLVDVDQTNLSKKYKVAKQ
- a CDS encoding GlmU family protein gives rise to the protein MEQITLFDDPAYRGSLLPFTFTRPVAEIRVGILKIREKWEKYLDASAGFLTLDYLQDKFPPLADSRLFINGGLCPDQGLLTAIKSLEKGQCLFKDSTLLAAYPADPSAFSMDAVKESGEIKAYDGEITLIHRNWHIFQYNALELRKDFALLTARRTSAGINDPHTIAYNPEMIFVEEGAKIRAAVLNAEDGPIYIGKDAQVQEGALIKGPFALCEGSTVNMGGKMRGDSTIGPFSKVGGEVSNSVIFGFSNKGHDGFMGNTVIGEWCNFGADTNISNLKNNYAPVKVWDYTKGSFVNTGLQFCGLMMGDHSKTGINTMFNTGTVVGVGANVFGAGFPRTFVPSFSWGAEERTTFRMNKFEETASKVMERRGLAFDQKEKSILEKVFDLTKAYRIWDKE
- the rimK gene encoding 30S ribosomal protein S6--L-glutamate ligase produces the protein MRIAVLSRNPNLYSTRRLREAIIAAGHEALIIDHSLCDLVIEQEGPSIFYRGEKLSNIDAIIPRIGASVTFYGTAVVRQFELMGVISAVESQAIVRSRDKLRSLQILSREGLGMPKTAFTNFSKGGEKQLIDQVGGAPLIIKLLEGTQGLGVVLAETRKAGQSVIEAFHGLKARIIVQEFIKEAKGADIRAFVVNGKVVGAMKRQGEEGEFRSNLHRGGKATVIKLSATERKAALGAAKALGLAVAGVDMLQSSRGPLILEVNSSPGLEGIEKATGVNIAGKIIQYIEETAQRKLSKRKIKE
- a CDS encoding ATP-binding protein; translation: MLFSSIPGLHETKQRLIQAINNNHLAHALLFHGPEGAANLKMALALATYVNCEDKGAEDACGVCSSCQKMAKLVHPDLSFTFPVPGSLIKEDDDKNKKVDILGPWREFVLTRSYGNLQDWIYHNGFEKKQLNISKAAAKQIIQTVSLKSFEGGYKTILVWMPEYMHTAAANALLKVLEEPPAKTLFLMVAHQPEQLLTTILSRTQKVLVRAFSDEEIKEHLISEGLCSREGALQVAPLANGSMREAYRLVDQVIDENTAKFRDWMRICFTLDINSIMSLAEGFQGADKEGQKALFLTGLNILRESLLKRSQLEELMRTAPADREFVENFSLKALTEEKILQIYRLLNAAHYHLERNANAKILFADLSFDMAKVLRKKESA